A single window of Streptomyces griseoviridis DNA harbors:
- a CDS encoding extracellular solute-binding protein, with amino-acid sequence MRRRSLLAACASAGLLAGCGLLPGGEDRRTVTVWLMKGSAPEEFLRRFTEEFERKNSGLRLDIRIQEWTGIGDKVQAAVDTGTEEGPDVIEVGNTQVSQYVERDRLLDLTLEARLHWGGEDWLPGLAEPGQLMSHQYGIPWYAANRVVIYRKDLFEQAGVTAPPRDRDAWLDATEQLNSGGNQGIYLAGQDWYTLAGFIWEEGGGLADDGGGGGWHGTLDTPAALRGMDFYQRLQALGEGPVGADEEHPPQAQVFARGQVAQMVAVPGLARTVVEQNPQLKGKLGFFPVPGRLAGRPGAVFIGGSDLVIPNNSRERDGAVAVVAALTGARWDTELARTMNYVPNKKSLAKAVGDEEGVAAMAAGAARGQATPNSPQWGKVEADNPIKEYMTKVLKGADPATEAKRASRRITETLTSVG; translated from the coding sequence GTGAGACGTCGAAGCCTCCTCGCCGCCTGCGCATCCGCCGGCCTCCTCGCCGGGTGCGGACTGCTCCCGGGCGGCGAGGATCGGCGCACGGTCACCGTGTGGTTGATGAAGGGCAGCGCGCCCGAGGAGTTCCTGCGGCGCTTCACCGAGGAGTTCGAGCGCAAGAACTCCGGGCTGCGCCTCGACATCCGCATCCAGGAGTGGACCGGCATCGGCGACAAGGTGCAGGCCGCCGTGGACACCGGCACCGAGGAAGGCCCCGACGTCATCGAGGTCGGCAACACCCAGGTCTCGCAGTACGTGGAGCGCGACCGGCTGCTCGACCTGACCCTGGAGGCCCGGCTGCACTGGGGCGGTGAGGACTGGCTGCCCGGCCTCGCCGAGCCAGGGCAGCTGATGTCCCACCAGTACGGTATCCCCTGGTACGCGGCCAACCGGGTGGTCATCTACCGCAAGGACCTCTTCGAACAGGCCGGCGTCACCGCGCCGCCGCGCGACCGGGACGCCTGGCTCGACGCCACCGAACAGCTCAACTCCGGCGGGAACCAGGGCATCTACCTCGCAGGGCAGGACTGGTACACGCTCGCCGGGTTCATCTGGGAGGAGGGCGGCGGCCTCGCCGACGACGGGGGCGGCGGTGGCTGGCACGGCACCCTGGACACCCCGGCCGCGCTCCGCGGCATGGACTTCTACCAGCGGTTGCAGGCGCTCGGCGAGGGTCCCGTCGGCGCCGACGAGGAACACCCGCCGCAGGCCCAGGTGTTCGCGCGGGGCCAGGTCGCGCAGATGGTGGCGGTGCCAGGACTCGCCCGCACGGTCGTGGAGCAGAACCCGCAGCTCAAGGGGAAGTTGGGCTTCTTCCCGGTGCCGGGACGGCTCGCCGGGCGGCCGGGAGCGGTCTTCATCGGCGGCTCCGACCTCGTCATCCCGAACAACTCCAGGGAACGGGACGGCGCGGTCGCGGTCGTCGCCGCGCTCACCGGCGCCCGCTGGGACACCGAGCTGGCCCGCACCATGAACTACGTCCCCAACAAGAAGTCCCTCGCCAAGGCCGTCGGCGACGAGGAAGGGGTCGCCGCGATGGCCGCGGGCGCGGCCAGGGGGCAGGCCACGCCCAACTCCCCGCAGTGGGGCAAGGTCGAGGCCGACAACCCGATCAAGGAGTACATGACGAAGGTGCTCAAGGGCGCCGACCCGGCCACCGAGGCCAAGCGCGCCTCCCGCCGGATCACCGAGACGCTGACCTCGGTGGGCTGA
- the rpmF gene encoding 50S ribosomal protein L32 produces MAVPKRKMSRSNTRHRRAQWKAATPTLVPVTVDGVRHLVPQHLVRAYRRGLLRPEG; encoded by the coding sequence ATGGCTGTCCCCAAGCGGAAGATGTCCCGCAGCAACACCCGCCACCGCCGCGCCCAGTGGAAGGCGGCCACGCCCACGCTGGTCCCGGTCACCGTCGACGGCGTCCGCCATCTGGTCCCGCAGCACCTGGTCCGGGCCTACCGGCGCGGGCTGCTGCGGCCCGAGGGCTGA
- a CDS encoding LNS2 domain-containing protein, whose amino-acid sequence MTDSSAPPVAVFDLDNTLADTAHRQRFLESKPRDWNAFFAAAPDDPPLAEGIALALASAEECEVVYLTGRPERCRRDTLAWLAAQGLPEGRLHMRDDQDRRPARHTKLEVLRQLARTREIRMLVDDDELVCDDAERAGLTVVRARWTAPSEALGEAQEQDGRT is encoded by the coding sequence GTGACCGACAGCAGCGCGCCTCCCGTCGCCGTCTTCGACCTCGACAACACCCTCGCCGACACCGCGCACCGGCAGCGGTTCCTCGAAAGCAAGCCGCGCGACTGGAACGCCTTCTTCGCCGCCGCCCCGGACGATCCGCCGCTCGCCGAGGGCATCGCGCTGGCGCTGGCGAGCGCCGAGGAGTGCGAGGTCGTCTATCTGACCGGACGGCCCGAGCGCTGCCGCCGGGACACGCTCGCCTGGCTCGCCGCGCAGGGGCTGCCCGAGGGCCGGCTGCACATGCGGGACGACCAGGACCGCAGGCCCGCCCGCCACACCAAACTGGAGGTGCTGCGGCAGCTCGCCCGCACCCGCGAGATCCGGATGCTCGTCGACGACGACGAACTGGTCTGCGACGACGCCGAACGCGCCGGTCTCACCGTCGTACGGGCGCGCTGGACCGCGCCGTCGGAGGCGCTGGGCGAGGCACAGGAGCAGGACGGGCGCACCTGA
- a CDS encoding LLM class flavin-dependent oxidoreductase, with the protein MSSLISDVRFSVLDRSRTREGHTDAQALRDTVRLAQDLERLGYHRFWVSEHHGVPGVAGSAPTVLAAAVAAATGTIRVGTGGVMLPNHRPLVVAEQFGVLESLFPGRIDMGLGRSVGFTGGVRKALGHGKDDADDFAGQLDELLGWFRGTSPTGVRARPSEGLTVPPFVLAMGEGAEIAARAGLPMVIGDLRDRERMRRGVDTYRARFRPSPWAAEPYVVVSGTVAVAADAAKARRILVPEAWSMAYSRTHGSFPPLAPAERVEALAMTERERGFYETGLAGQLAGTPEQVAAELEAVLKETGAQEVLVTTSTYDRTALLDSYRGLADIFGGAA; encoded by the coding sequence GTGAGTTCTCTGATCAGCGACGTCCGCTTCTCCGTCCTCGACCGGTCCCGCACCCGCGAGGGACACACCGACGCGCAGGCGCTGCGGGACACCGTGCGGCTGGCCCAGGATCTGGAGCGGCTCGGCTACCACCGGTTCTGGGTGTCCGAGCACCACGGGGTGCCCGGGGTGGCCGGTTCGGCGCCGACCGTGCTGGCCGCCGCCGTCGCGGCCGCCACCGGGACCATCCGGGTCGGCACCGGCGGGGTCATGCTGCCCAACCACCGGCCGCTCGTGGTGGCCGAGCAGTTCGGCGTCCTGGAGTCCCTCTTCCCGGGCCGGATCGACATGGGTCTCGGCCGGTCCGTGGGCTTCACCGGCGGGGTGCGCAAGGCCCTCGGGCACGGCAAGGACGACGCCGACGACTTCGCCGGGCAGCTCGACGAACTGCTCGGCTGGTTCCGCGGCACCTCACCGACCGGCGTGCGGGCCCGGCCGTCGGAGGGGCTGACCGTGCCGCCGTTCGTGCTGGCCATGGGCGAGGGCGCCGAGATCGCGGCCCGCGCGGGCCTGCCGATGGTGATCGGCGACCTCCGGGACCGGGAGCGGATGCGGCGCGGCGTCGACACCTACCGGGCCCGCTTCCGTCCCTCCCCCTGGGCGGCCGAGCCGTACGTCGTCGTCTCCGGGACGGTCGCGGTCGCCGCCGACGCCGCAAAGGCCCGGCGGATCCTCGTCCCCGAGGCCTGGTCGATGGCGTACTCCCGCACCCACGGCAGCTTCCCGCCACTGGCCCCCGCCGAGCGCGTCGAGGCCCTCGCCATGACCGAACGGGAGCGCGGGTTCTACGAGACGGGCCTGGCCGGGCAGCTCGCCGGGACCCCCGAGCAGGTCGCGGCCGAGCTTGAGGCGGTCCTGAAGGAGACCGGCGCCCAGGAGGTGCTGGTCACCACCAGCACCTACGACCGGACGGCCCTGCTCGACTCCTACCGCGGGCTCGCCGACATCTTCGGCGGCGCGGCCTGA
- a CDS encoding ATP-binding cassette domain-containing protein: protein MPTPPTPPVQPPQPAQPAPATRHDPYVRVRGAAEHNLRDVDVDIPRDVLAVFTGVSGSGKSSLAFGTIYAEAQRRYFESVAPYARRLIHQVGAPKVGEISGLPPAVSLQQRRSAPSSRSSVGTVTNLSNSLRMLLSRAGDYPPGAERLDSDAFSPNTAAGACPECHGLGRVHRTTEELLVPDPSLSIRDGAIAAWPGAWQGKNLRDILDALGYPVDRPWRELPAEQRRWILFTDEQPVVTVHPVRDADRIQRPYQGTYMSAQRYVLKTFADSRSQTLRAKAERFLTSTPCPVCGGGRLRPEALAVTFAGRNVAELAALPLLELVAALDGDGGGSEAARVLTDDLRSRIDPVVELGLGYLSLDRATPTLSAGELQRLRLATQLRSGLFGVVYVLDEPSAGLHPADTEALLTVLDRLKAAGNSVFVVEHHLDVVRGADWLVDVGPGAGEHGGRVLHSGPVADLAHARESATARFLFGRSPVPARQVREPKGRLKVGPITRHNLRGVTAEFPLGVLTAVTGVSGSGKSTLIGEITEELPGVRRLVHVDQRPIGRTPRSNLATYTGLFDVVRKEFAATDQARERGYGVGRFSFNVPGGRCETCQGEGFVSVELLFLPSTYAPCPDCGGARYNPETLEVAYRGRNIAQVLDLTVESAAEFFAGTPAVARSLDTLLDVGLGYLRLGQPATELSGGEAQRIKLASELQRGRRGDTLYLLDEPTSGLHPADIEVLMARLHGLVDAGHTVVVVEHDMAVVAAADWVIDLGPGGGEAGGRVVATGPPEEVSRAPGSRTAPYLAREVG from the coding sequence ATGCCCACTCCCCCCACGCCTCCCGTTCAGCCCCCTCAGCCCGCTCAGCCCGCTCCCGCTACCCGCCACGACCCGTACGTCCGCGTCCGCGGCGCCGCCGAGCACAACCTGCGGGACGTGGACGTCGACATCCCGCGTGACGTGCTGGCCGTCTTCACCGGGGTGTCCGGGTCGGGGAAGTCGTCGCTGGCGTTCGGGACGATCTACGCGGAGGCGCAGCGCCGCTACTTCGAGTCGGTGGCGCCCTACGCGCGCCGGCTGATCCACCAGGTCGGGGCGCCGAAGGTGGGCGAGATCAGCGGGCTGCCGCCGGCCGTGTCGCTCCAGCAGCGCCGCTCGGCGCCGTCCTCGCGCTCCTCGGTCGGCACGGTCACCAATCTGTCGAACTCGCTGCGGATGCTGCTCTCCCGGGCCGGTGACTACCCGCCCGGCGCCGAACGGCTCGACTCGGACGCCTTCTCGCCCAACACGGCGGCCGGTGCCTGCCCCGAGTGCCATGGGCTCGGGCGGGTCCACCGGACGACGGAGGAGCTGCTGGTCCCCGACCCCTCGCTGTCGATCAGGGACGGCGCGATCGCCGCCTGGCCCGGCGCCTGGCAGGGCAAGAACCTGCGGGACATCCTCGACGCGCTCGGGTACCCGGTGGACCGGCCGTGGCGGGAGCTGCCGGCCGAGCAGCGCCGGTGGATCCTGTTCACCGACGAGCAGCCGGTGGTCACCGTGCATCCGGTGCGGGACGCCGACCGCATCCAACGGCCCTACCAGGGAACGTACATGAGCGCCCAGCGGTATGTGCTGAAGACGTTCGCCGACTCCCGGAGCCAGACCCTGCGGGCGAAGGCCGAGCGGTTCCTGACCAGTACGCCGTGCCCGGTGTGCGGCGGCGGCAGGCTGCGGCCCGAGGCGCTGGCGGTGACGTTCGCGGGGCGCAACGTCGCCGAACTCGCCGCTCTGCCGCTGCTCGAACTGGTCGCGGCACTCGACGGCGACGGCGGCGGCTCGGAGGCGGCCCGGGTCCTCACCGACGATCTGCGCTCCAGGATCGACCCGGTCGTGGAACTCGGCCTCGGCTACCTCAGCCTGGACCGGGCGACCCCGACCCTGTCGGCGGGCGAACTCCAACGGCTGCGCCTGGCAACCCAGTTGCGGTCGGGCCTGTTCGGGGTGGTGTACGTCCTCGACGAACCGTCGGCGGGCCTGCACCCGGCGGACACCGAGGCCCTGCTGACCGTCCTGGATCGGCTGAAGGCCGCGGGCAACTCGGTGTTCGTGGTCGAGCACCACCTCGATGTGGTCAGGGGCGCCGACTGGCTGGTGGACGTGGGCCCCGGGGCCGGTGAGCACGGCGGACGGGTGCTGCACAGCGGGCCGGTCGCCGACCTGGCGCACGCGCGGGAGTCGGCGACGGCCCGCTTCCTCTTCGGCCGCTCCCCCGTCCCGGCCCGCCAAGTACGCGAGCCGAAGGGCCGGTTGAAGGTGGGCCCGATCACCCGGCACAACCTGCGCGGGGTGACGGCCGAGTTCCCGCTCGGGGTGCTCACCGCCGTCACCGGTGTCTCCGGTTCCGGGAAGTCCACGCTGATCGGCGAGATCACCGAGGAGCTGCCCGGGGTGCGGCGGCTGGTCCATGTCGACCAGCGGCCGATCGGCCGCACCCCGCGCTCCAACCTGGCGACCTACACGGGCCTGTTCGACGTGGTGCGCAAGGAGTTCGCGGCCACCGACCAGGCGCGTGAACGGGGTTACGGGGTGGGCCGGTTCTCCTTCAACGTGCCGGGCGGGCGGTGCGAGACCTGCCAGGGCGAGGGGTTCGTCAGCGTCGAACTCCTCTTCCTGCCGAGCACCTACGCGCCCTGCCCCGACTGCGGCGGGGCCCGCTACAACCCCGAGACCCTCGAAGTGGCCTACCGGGGACGGAACATCGCGCAGGTGCTCGACCTGACGGTGGAGAGCGCGGCGGAGTTCTTCGCCGGGACCCCGGCCGTGGCGCGCAGCCTCGACACCCTGCTCGACGTCGGTCTCGGCTATCTGCGGCTCGGCCAGCCCGCCACCGAACTGTCCGGCGGTGAGGCCCAACGCATCAAGCTGGCCAGCGAGTTGCAGCGCGGCCGACGCGGCGACACCCTCTACCTGCTGGACGAGCCGACCAGCGGACTGCACCCGGCGGACATCGAGGTGCTGATGGCCCGGCTGCACGGCCTGGTCGACGCGGGCCACACCGTCGTCGTCGTGGAGCACGACATGGCGGTGGTGGCCGCCGCGGACTGGGTGATCGACCTGGGACCCGGCGGCGGCGAGGCAGGCGGCCGCGTCGTCGCGACGGGACCGCCCGAGGAGGTGTCCCGCGCCCCGGGGAGCAGGACGGCGCCGTATCTCGCGCGGGAGGTGGGCTGA
- a CDS encoding GTP-binding protein — protein MPHRRPPAPALPVTVLSGFLRAGKTTLLNHVLANREGLRVAVIVNDMSEVNIDAALVRGGGAALSRTEERLVELTNGCICCTLRDDLLVEVERLAREGRFDHLLIESSGISEPLPVAATFAFARDDGATLGDVARLDTMVTVVDAAHFLPELERGDGLAARGLAPFEDDDRTVSDLLVDQVEFADVVVLNKLDLVDARTANRLRAALARLNPVARTVTATHGRVELRHVLGTGLFDLERAQQAPGWVRELNGEHVPETEEYGISSTVFRSELPFHPARLWRFVTEELDGGGFGRVLRSKGFFTLATRPEVTGLWSQAGSVARFEPSAARDAEAPYAQELVFIGTGLDADALRAALARCLLTPGSPPPTADPFPAWETHGIDDTCDLEHGNLPAREVLNTV, from the coding sequence ATGCCGCACCGACGCCCGCCCGCCCCCGCCCTGCCCGTCACCGTGCTGTCCGGCTTCCTCAGGGCCGGCAAGACCACGCTGCTCAACCATGTCCTCGCCAACCGCGAGGGGCTCAGGGTCGCCGTGATCGTCAACGACATGAGCGAGGTCAACATCGACGCGGCGCTGGTGCGCGGCGGCGGCGCGGCCCTCTCAAGGACCGAGGAACGCCTGGTCGAGCTGACCAACGGATGCATCTGCTGCACCCTGCGGGACGATCTGCTGGTGGAGGTGGAACGGCTGGCCCGGGAGGGCCGCTTCGACCATCTGCTGATCGAGAGCTCCGGCATCTCCGAACCGCTGCCCGTCGCCGCCACGTTCGCCTTCGCCCGGGACGACGGCGCGACCCTCGGGGACGTCGCCAGGCTCGACACGATGGTCACCGTCGTGGACGCCGCGCACTTCCTGCCGGAACTGGAACGCGGCGACGGACTCGCCGCCCGCGGGCTCGCCCCCTTCGAGGACGACGACCGCACGGTCAGCGATCTCCTCGTCGACCAGGTCGAGTTCGCGGACGTCGTCGTCCTCAACAAGCTCGACCTTGTCGACGCGCGCACCGCGAACCGGCTGCGGGCCGCGCTCGCCCGGCTCAACCCCGTGGCCCGGACGGTCACGGCCACGCACGGCCGGGTGGAGCTGCGACACGTCCTCGGCACCGGCCTGTTCGACCTGGAGCGCGCCCAGCAGGCACCGGGCTGGGTACGGGAGTTGAACGGCGAACACGTACCGGAGACGGAGGAGTACGGCATCTCCTCCACCGTGTTCCGCTCCGAACTCCCCTTCCACCCGGCCCGGTTGTGGCGGTTCGTCACCGAGGAGCTGGACGGCGGCGGCTTCGGGCGGGTGCTGCGCTCCAAGGGGTTCTTCACTCTCGCGACCCGCCCCGAGGTGACGGGCCTGTGGTCGCAGGCCGGCTCGGTGGCCCGCTTCGAGCCGTCCGCCGCCCGCGACGCGGAGGCGCCCTACGCCCAGGAACTGGTCTTCATCGGCACCGGCCTCGACGCCGACGCCCTGCGCGCGGCCCTGGCCCGCTGTCTCCTCACACCGGGAAGCCCGCCGCCCACGGCCGACCCCTTCCCGGCCTGGGAGACCCACGGCATCGACGACACCTGCGACCTGGAGCACGGGAATCTGCCGGCCCGGGAGGTGTTGAACACGGTGTGA
- a CDS encoding dodecin — protein MSDHTYRVTEIVGTSPDSVEQAVRNGIARASQTVRNLDWFEVTQVRGHIEDGQVAHWQVGLKVGFRLDAPA, from the coding sequence ATGTCCGATCACACCTACCGGGTCACCGAGATCGTCGGCACCTCGCCCGACAGCGTCGAGCAGGCTGTCCGCAACGGCATCGCCCGCGCCTCGCAGACCGTGCGCAACCTCGACTGGTTCGAGGTGACGCAGGTGCGCGGCCACATCGAGGACGGGCAGGTGGCGCACTGGCAGGTCGGCCTCAAGGTCGGCTTCCGCCTGGACGCCCCGGCCTGA
- a CDS encoding ATP-dependent Clp protease ATP-binding subunit → MTTPGFGFGRSPFEEFDELMSRFFGQGAGGGAAPTRRPQRVDIGSLLSERARELVAEARELAAAEGAEDLDARHLLAAATRHDSTRRLLTEAGVDPDRIRDRLTVGPAGAERTEPATLTPAAKRALLDAYQLSRAEGSSYIGPEHLLRALAANPESAAGRALDDSGWESGRLPAAEPERRAGPSSTPTLDEYGRDLTEDARAGRLDPVIGRDEEVEQTIEVLSRRSKNNPVLIGDPGVGKTAIIEGIAQRIVADDVPRTLAGKRLVSLDLAGLVAGTKYRGEFEERLKKVLDEVREHADGLVLFLDELHTVVGAGGGGDGALDAGNMLKPALARGELHLIGATTVDEYRRHIEKDAALERRFAPILVGEPTVDDTIEILRGLRDRYEAHHQVRITDEAVVAASELSDRYITSRFLPDKAIDLMDQAAARVRLRARTPLADTREIEDRLAALNREKDQAVADEEYERARELRDRITEAEIELAEAGQGEERTPRVTAEDVAEVVSRTTGIPVAQLTEEERARLMKLEEHLHERVVGQDEAITAVARSVRRARAGMSDPDRPVGSFLFLGPTGVGKTELARALAAALFGDENRMIRLDMSEFQERHTVSRLVGAPPGYVGHEEAGQLTEAVRRQPYAVLLLDEVEKAHPDVFNTLLQLLDDGRLTDSQGRTVDFKNTVVIMTSNIGADRILAAGVDDYGKVRESVMPVLNQHFRPEFLNRIDEIIVFRGLDRAQLREIVGLLLDHTRRRLRAQDVTLEVTDAAADLLADLGHQPDFGARPLRRTIQREVDDRLADLLLAGDLLAGDQARVDAADGTLLVTAHRPASDRPKAADTGEPPPE, encoded by the coding sequence ATGACCACTCCAGGATTCGGATTCGGGCGCAGCCCCTTCGAGGAGTTCGACGAGCTGATGTCCCGCTTCTTCGGCCAGGGCGCGGGCGGGGGTGCCGCGCCGACCCGCAGGCCGCAGCGCGTCGACATCGGCAGCCTGCTGTCCGAACGCGCCCGCGAGCTGGTCGCCGAGGCGCGCGAGCTGGCCGCCGCCGAGGGCGCCGAGGACCTGGACGCCCGGCATCTGCTGGCCGCCGCCACCCGGCACGACTCCACCCGCAGACTGCTCACCGAGGCGGGCGTCGACCCCGACCGCATCAGGGACCGGCTCACCGTCGGGCCCGCCGGCGCCGAGCGCACCGAGCCCGCCACCCTCACCCCGGCCGCCAAACGGGCCCTCCTCGACGCCTACCAGCTCTCCCGCGCGGAGGGCTCCTCCTACATCGGCCCCGAACACCTGCTGCGGGCCCTGGCCGCCAACCCCGAGTCGGCCGCGGGACGCGCCCTCGACGACAGCGGCTGGGAGAGCGGCAGGCTGCCCGCCGCCGAGCCCGAGCGCAGAGCGGGCCCCAGCAGCACCCCCACGCTCGACGAGTACGGCCGCGACCTCACCGAGGACGCCAGGGCCGGCCGCCTCGACCCCGTCATCGGACGGGACGAGGAGGTCGAGCAGACCATCGAGGTGCTCTCCCGGCGCAGCAAGAACAACCCGGTCCTGATCGGCGACCCCGGCGTCGGCAAGACCGCCATCATCGAGGGCATCGCCCAGCGCATCGTCGCCGACGACGTCCCGCGCACCCTCGCGGGCAAGCGGCTGGTCTCCCTCGACCTGGCCGGTCTGGTGGCGGGCACCAAGTACCGGGGCGAGTTCGAGGAGCGCCTGAAGAAGGTGCTCGACGAGGTGCGCGAGCACGCCGACGGACTGGTCCTGTTCCTCGACGAGCTGCACACCGTCGTCGGCGCGGGCGGCGGCGGCGACGGCGCCCTCGACGCGGGCAACATGCTCAAGCCCGCGCTGGCCAGGGGCGAACTGCACCTGATCGGCGCGACCACCGTCGACGAGTACCGCAGGCACATCGAGAAGGACGCCGCCCTGGAGCGCCGGTTCGCGCCGATCCTGGTGGGCGAGCCGACCGTCGACGACACCATCGAGATCCTGCGCGGCCTGCGCGACCGCTACGAGGCCCACCACCAGGTCAGGATCACCGACGAGGCGGTGGTCGCGGCGTCCGAGCTGTCCGACCGGTACATCACCTCCCGGTTCCTGCCCGACAAGGCCATCGACCTGATGGACCAGGCCGCCGCCCGGGTCCGGCTGCGCGCCAGGACACCGCTCGCCGACACCCGGGAGATCGAGGACCGGCTCGCCGCCCTGAACCGGGAGAAGGACCAGGCCGTCGCGGACGAGGAGTACGAGCGGGCCCGGGAACTGCGTGACCGGATCACCGAGGCCGAGATCGAGCTGGCCGAGGCGGGGCAGGGCGAGGAGCGGACCCCGAGGGTGACCGCGGAGGACGTCGCCGAGGTCGTCTCCCGCACCACCGGCATCCCGGTCGCCCAGCTCACCGAGGAGGAGCGGGCCCGGCTGATGAAGCTGGAGGAGCACCTGCACGAGCGGGTCGTCGGCCAGGACGAGGCGATCACCGCCGTCGCCCGCTCCGTGCGCCGCGCGCGGGCCGGCATGAGCGACCCGGACCGGCCCGTCGGCAGCTTCCTCTTCCTCGGCCCCACCGGCGTCGGCAAGACCGAGCTGGCCCGCGCGCTCGCCGCCGCCCTCTTCGGCGACGAGAACCGCATGATCCGCCTCGACATGAGCGAGTTCCAGGAACGGCACACCGTCTCCCGGCTGGTCGGCGCCCCGCCCGGATACGTCGGCCACGAGGAGGCGGGACAGCTCACCGAGGCGGTCCGCCGGCAGCCGTACGCCGTACTGCTGCTCGACGAGGTCGAGAAGGCGCACCCGGACGTCTTCAACACCCTGCTGCAACTCCTCGACGACGGCCGCCTCACCGACTCCCAGGGCCGCACCGTCGACTTCAAGAACACCGTCGTCATCATGACGTCGAACATCGGCGCCGACCGCATCCTCGCGGCGGGCGTCGACGACTACGGCAAGGTGCGCGAGTCGGTGATGCCGGTCCTCAACCAGCACTTCCGACCCGAGTTCCTCAACCGGATCGACGAGATCATCGTCTTCCGCGGCTTGGACCGCGCCCAGTTGCGCGAGATCGTCGGGCTGCTGCTCGACCACACCAGGCGCCGGCTGCGCGCCCAGGACGTCACCCTCGAGGTCACCGACGCGGCTGCCGACCTGCTCGCCGACCTCGGCCACCAGCCCGACTTCGGCGCCCGCCCGCTGCGCCGCACCATCCAGCGCGAGGTCGACGACCGGCTCGCCGACCTGCTCCTCGCGGGCGATCTGCTGGCGGGCGACCAGGCCAGGGTGGACGCGGCCGACGGGACGCTGCTGGTCACCGCGCACCGGCCGGCGTCGGACCGGCCGAAGGCGGCGGACACCGGTGAGCCACCGCCCGAGTGA
- a CDS encoding (2Fe-2S) ferredoxin domain-containing protein, with translation MPPSALPSPRAALIGAARRRPCTLVVCRGCCCGDPRKHPGTDHVRQLERLRAAAAEHGFQVRTTDCLGPCDQANVIVVQPSAAGRLAGGRPVWIGFAMDEDCTEEIAGWAAAGGPGLAAPPVTLELQFIAPPRPGTRKPGRR, from the coding sequence ATGCCACCCTCCGCCCTCCCCTCCCCCCGTGCCGCCCTGATCGGCGCGGCCCGCCGGCGTCCCTGCACCCTCGTGGTCTGCCGGGGCTGCTGCTGCGGCGATCCGCGCAAACACCCGGGCACCGACCACGTCCGGCAGTTGGAACGGCTGCGCGCGGCGGCGGCCGAGCACGGCTTCCAGGTGCGGACGACGGACTGCCTGGGCCCCTGCGACCAGGCGAACGTCATCGTCGTCCAGCCGTCGGCGGCCGGGCGGCTGGCCGGCGGGCGGCCCGTCTGGATCGGGTTCGCGATGGACGAGGACTGCACGGAGGAGATCGCCGGGTGGGCGGCGGCCGGCGGCCCGGGTCTCGCCGCGCCGCCGGTCACCCTGGAGCTGCAGTTCATCGCGCCGCCACGGCCCGGCACACGCAAGCCCGGCCGCCGCTGA